A single region of the Mesotoga sp. BH458_6_3_2_1 genome encodes:
- a CDS encoding ferritin family protein, translating to MLSPHEVLEIALRIENEGADFYRDLAESTDNENQGSVFRFLSSQERRHAETFRALLKRFQEEAAELVNWDNAGAYMEDLTEEAVFSGRLHDAMSSSDYDEAIALAIEVERKSIAFYRSFVNNVKAETADALKKIVAEEERHIELLEGLR from the coding sequence TTGCTTTCTCCACATGAGGTGCTCGAGATTGCATTGAGAATCGAAAATGAAGGAGCGGATTTCTACAGAGACCTGGCCGAGAGCACTGACAATGAAAATCAGGGCTCGGTCTTTCGTTTTCTTTCCTCTCAGGAGAGAAGACATGCAGAGACATTCCGCGCTCTCCTGAAGAGATTCCAGGAAGAGGCCGCCGAACTCGTAAACTGGGACAACGCAGGGGCTTATATGGAGGACTTGACTGAGGAAGCTGTTTTTTCCGGCAGACTCCACGATGCGATGAGCAGTTCCGATTATGACGAGGCTATAGCCCTGGCAATAGAAGTCGAGAGAAAGAGCATAGCTTTCTACAGGAGTTTCGTGAATAACGTAAAGGCCGAGACTGCCGACGCTCTGAAGAAGATCGTCGCTGAAGAGGAAAGACATATTGAACTTTTGGAAGGACTGAGATGA
- a CDS encoding NADH:ubiquinone reductase (Na(+)-transporting) subunit F gives MEIIISALVVGGISAVLAAVLTVADALVNNYGEVNITVNESKSYKVKGGSTLLSTLAGEKIFIPSACGGKGSCGLCKVKVLSDIGPILPTELPYLSPKEKKDNIRLSCQVKVKSDVSIEIPEELFNIREYLSTVSSIEDVTHDIKELFFDLEEEIRFKAGQYVQLIVPGYGDIKGETMRAYSMSSQPSVKDGVELLVRLVPNGIVTTYVHKMLRVGDKIRILGPFGDFFLRETDSDIIFIAGGSGMAPIRSIVLDMMEKGVERNAYYFFGARSKRDLFYLEEMKEIESKMPNFHFIPALSDPLPEDGWEGEVGLITDVVDRYLAEQGDEASREGYLCGSPGMINACISVLKKHNVPEEKIYYDKFG, from the coding sequence TTGGAAATAATCATCTCTGCTCTGGTCGTTGGAGGGATCTCCGCGGTTCTCGCTGCCGTTCTTACAGTCGCAGATGCCCTGGTTAACAACTACGGAGAAGTGAATATCACGGTAAATGAATCCAAGAGCTACAAGGTGAAGGGCGGATCGACTCTGCTTTCCACTCTCGCGGGAGAGAAGATCTTCATCCCCTCGGCATGCGGAGGCAAGGGAAGTTGCGGACTGTGCAAGGTTAAGGTCCTTAGTGATATAGGACCCATTCTTCCCACGGAACTGCCTTATCTCTCGCCCAAAGAAAAAAAGGACAATATCAGGCTTTCATGTCAGGTAAAAGTGAAAAGCGATGTATCTATCGAGATTCCCGAAGAGCTTTTCAACATACGTGAGTACCTTTCAACCGTCTCATCCATAGAGGATGTCACTCATGATATTAAGGAACTCTTCTTCGATCTTGAAGAAGAGATAAGGTTCAAAGCCGGTCAATATGTTCAACTGATCGTGCCTGGTTATGGAGATATAAAGGGAGAGACAATGAGAGCCTATTCTATGTCATCTCAGCCCTCCGTTAAGGACGGAGTTGAACTGCTTGTGAGGCTCGTTCCCAATGGAATCGTGACAACTTACGTCCACAAGATGCTTAGAGTGGGAGACAAGATAAGAATCCTTGGACCGTTTGGAGACTTTTTTCTCAGAGAGACCGATTCAGATATAATATTCATTGCCGGTGGTTCGGGGATGGCTCCAATAAGGTCGATAGTACTGGACATGATGGAAAAGGGCGTGGAAAGAAATGCCTATTATTTCTTTGGAGCAAGGAGCAAGAGGGATCTCTTCTATCTTGAGGAAATGAAGGAGATCGAAAGTAAAATGCCCAACTTCCATTTCATACCGGCTCTGTCCGACCCCCTGCCCGAAGACGGCTGGGAAGGCGAAGTGGGACTTATAACCGATGTGGTTGACAGGTACCTTGCCGAGCAGGGAGATGAGGCTTCCAGAGAGGGTTACCTTTGCGGAAGTCCTGGGATGATAAATGCTTGTATTAGTGTATTGAAAAAGCATAACGTACCGGAAGAAAAGATCTACTACGACAAATTCGGATAG
- a CDS encoding ABC transporter ATP-binding protein encodes MAEVTLEKVGKTYPNGFKAVLDANLQVQDKEFLVLLGPSGCGKTTTLRMIAGLEEITEGIIKIGGKVVNDVEPKDRDIAMVFQNYALYPHMSVYENMAFGLKLRKTPKPEIEERVKEAARILGIEQLLDRKPKQLSGGQRQRVAVGRAIVRKPKVFLFDEPLSNLDAKLRVQMRAELKRLHQNLQATIIYVTHDQVEAMTMADKIVIMKDGIIQQIGDPYSVYFEPRNKFVAGFIGTPAMNFISAKLVSEGGKVWVIKEDMKLLVPEDKVERLEHLVGKETTFGIRPEDIYDKMYSVAPKEEFIVKGNVEVVEPLGSETLIHANIHGDDIVAKVDPKSRASSGDKMDLVFDMSMMHLFDPETEENVLAGTHQDATPESIG; translated from the coding sequence ATGGCAGAAGTTACCCTCGAGAAGGTAGGCAAGACTTATCCGAACGGATTCAAGGCCGTTCTCGATGCAAATCTTCAAGTACAGGACAAGGAGTTTCTCGTTCTCCTGGGTCCGTCGGGCTGCGGAAAGACTACGACATTGAGAATGATTGCCGGTTTGGAGGAGATTACGGAAGGAATCATCAAGATCGGCGGGAAGGTCGTCAACGATGTCGAACCTAAGGATAGAGACATCGCCATGGTATTCCAGAACTACGCTCTTTATCCGCACATGTCGGTTTACGAAAATATGGCATTCGGACTGAAACTGCGAAAGACGCCGAAGCCGGAGATCGAAGAGAGAGTCAAGGAAGCGGCGAGAATCCTTGGAATAGAGCAATTGCTAGACCGTAAGCCGAAGCAGCTCTCGGGTGGTCAGAGACAGAGAGTCGCAGTCGGAAGAGCGATAGTCAGAAAACCAAAGGTCTTCCTTTTTGACGAACCCCTCTCCAACCTCGACGCCAAACTAAGGGTTCAAATGAGAGCCGAACTCAAGAGACTGCACCAGAATCTTCAGGCGACTATAATATACGTTACTCACGACCAGGTCGAGGCAATGACCATGGCCGACAAAATCGTAATCATGAAAGACGGAATAATCCAGCAGATCGGGGATCCTTACTCCGTGTACTTCGAGCCGAGAAACAAGTTCGTTGCCGGGTTCATAGGCACTCCTGCAATGAACTTCATCAGCGCAAAGCTTGTCTCTGAAGGAGGCAAAGTCTGGGTTATAAAGGAAGACATGAAGCTTCTCGTTCCTGAAGACAAGGTTGAAAGGCTCGAACACCTGGTAGGCAAGGAGACGACATTCGGTATAAGGCCGGAAGACATCTACGATAAGATGTACTCGGTGGCACCGAAAGAAGAGTTCATAGTAAAGGGTAACGTAGAGGTCGTCGAGCCTCTCGGAAGCGAGACTCTTATCCACGCAAATATTCACGGCGATGATATCGTGGCCAAGGTCGATCCCAAGAGCAGAGCATCTTCGGGAGACAAGATGGATCTGGTCTTCGATATGTCTATGATGCACCTATTTGACCCTGAGACGGAGGAAAACGTCCTTGCAGGGACTCACCAGGATGCAACTCCGGAAAGTATTGGATAA
- a CDS encoding electron transport complex protein RnfA: protein MGVPLNPFVIMIAAALTSNMVLSNFLGMCSFISVSRDIKTANGLGMAVTFVLTLTSVLNYIVYYYILVPLNLVYLRYIVFIVVIAAFVQFLEMVIDRFSPALYINLGIFLPLITVNCAILGGVLFMIIREYNLIQSLFFGFGSGAGWWLAIVALSAMRMRLREKDLPPQLVGPGITMIIIGIMALAFMGFSGMLPVQ, encoded by the coding sequence ATGGGAGTTCCGCTTAATCCTTTTGTTATAATGATCGCTGCGGCACTTACGAGCAACATGGTTCTGAGCAATTTTCTCGGGATGTGCTCGTTCATCTCCGTTTCGAGAGATATCAAGACGGCCAACGGCCTTGGGATGGCAGTAACCTTCGTTCTAACACTGACATCGGTCTTGAATTATATAGTTTACTACTATATTCTTGTTCCGCTGAATCTCGTCTATCTACGGTACATCGTATTCATCGTAGTAATAGCTGCATTTGTCCAATTTCTGGAGATGGTCATAGACAGGTTCTCTCCGGCTCTCTATATCAATCTGGGAATCTTCTTGCCTTTAATCACCGTAAACTGTGCGATCCTTGGCGGTGTTTTGTTCATGATCATCAGAGAATACAACCTGATACAGTCGCTCTTCTTCGGGTTTGGATCCGGAGCGGGCTGGTGGTTGGCAATAGTCGCGCTGTCCGCGATGAGAATGAGGCTTAGAGAAAAGGATCTTCCCCCTCAGCTGGTAGGACCCGGCATAACCATGATAATCATTGGCATTATGGCCCTCGCCTTTATGGGCTTCTCGGGCATGCTGCCCGTTCAGTAA
- a CDS encoding type II toxin-antitoxin system Phd/YefM family antitoxin: MSRLHELSFFSLAEAKTHFSKVVDDCEKADIIITKNGLPKAVVMDYDKYVLLNRFLERVHDLYLMDAGDEAMDVEIKDLIVEVDDD, encoded by the coding sequence TTGTCAAGATTACACGAGCTCTCTTTTTTTTCACTGGCCGAAGCAAAAACGCACTTTTCAAAGGTAGTTGACGATTGCGAGAAGGCCGATATTATTATAACAAAAAACGGGCTCCCAAAGGCCGTCGTTATGGACTATGACAAGTATGTGCTCCTCAACAGGTTCCTGGAAAGAGTTCACGATCTCTATTTGATGGACGCCGGGGATGAAGCGATGGATGTTGAGATAAAGGATCTTATTGTTGAAGTTGATGATGATTGA
- the rpsT gene encoding 30S ribosomal protein S20 yields MPNNASAKKRVKQTAKRTVMNRAARTKFRNASKKLYKAMEEGEDPQAVSSMLSEVYSTLDRAAKSGTIHRNTASRKKARLTAKVKTYVEARG; encoded by the coding sequence GTGCCTAACAATGCATCAGCAAAGAAGAGAGTGAAACAGACGGCCAAGAGAACAGTAATGAACAGGGCCGCCAGGACGAAATTCAGGAATGCTTCCAAGAAGCTGTATAAGGCAATGGAAGAGGGCGAAGATCCACAGGCAGTTTCTTCCATGCTTAGCGAAGTATATTCTACTCTCGACAGGGCGGCGAAGTCCGGAACCATTCACAGGAATACGGCTTCACGTAAGAAGGCAAGATTGACCGCCAAAGTCAAGACATATGTCGAAGCGAGAGGTTGA
- a CDS encoding DUF523 domain-containing protein, with protein MTKILVSACLIGVNCTYRGDNNLSLELLELVDRFVFLPVCPEQLGGLPTPRPRAEITTSNDWRATRIVIDQFGKDVTQNYIRGAEEVLKIAKLSGASIAVLRSRSPSCGCKGIYDGTFSGVMIDGMGITAELLMKNAIEVYSEEEINFLY; from the coding sequence ATGACAAAGATCCTGGTTAGCGCCTGCCTCATCGGTGTCAACTGTACGTATCGCGGTGATAACAACCTGTCTTTAGAGCTTCTTGAGCTGGTGGACAGGTTTGTTTTTTTACCGGTCTGTCCTGAGCAGCTCGGAGGACTCCCGACACCGCGTCCCAGGGCGGAAATAACTACTTCTAACGACTGGCGGGCAACAAGGATAGTTATCGATCAGTTTGGGAAGGATGTTACTCAGAACTATATACGAGGAGCCGAAGAGGTCTTGAAAATAGCGAAGCTTTCCGGAGCCAGTATCGCCGTCCTCAGATCCAGGAGCCCTTCTTGTGGTTGCAAAGGCATTTACGACGGCACTTTCAGCGGGGTGATGATCGACGGAATGGGAATAACAGCAGAGCTTCTCATGAAGAACGCTATTGAAGTCTATTCAGAAGAAGAGATCAATTTCTTATACTAG
- a CDS encoding RnfABCDGE type electron transport complex subunit D — translation MAKKFFLKQPMMRKVIYALLPILVFAVGNFGWVVFSKVLLSIVISVFVEWLFESKKGKPVSEAAIVTGFLIGLILPPAVPFWIVVVSSSFAIVFAKMAFGGFARNLYNPALVGRAFVYVSFPAAVQQSWTPAVQSWGQGFTRWISSDIITMATPANIIRGGGEVNAWRMIFGNIAGSSGETAKWLIAAAAVYLIMTKVASWKIIVSTLVSAFVMSGIIFIFDPSRMNPFHWMIGGSIMFGAVFMATDPISAPKKDRAKWIYGAMIGSLAVIIGTFSLFGAGLMFAVLIANTFASLLDYLSTPKKVKA, via the coding sequence ATGGCGAAGAAGTTTTTTCTGAAACAACCAATGATGAGAAAGGTTATCTACGCTCTCCTTCCGATTTTGGTCTTCGCTGTTGGGAATTTCGGCTGGGTGGTGTTTTCCAAGGTCTTACTTTCGATAGTTATCTCCGTTTTTGTTGAATGGCTGTTCGAAAGCAAAAAGGGGAAGCCCGTAAGTGAAGCTGCAATTGTTACCGGGTTCCTGATTGGATTGATTCTGCCTCCTGCCGTTCCCTTCTGGATAGTCGTAGTTTCAAGCTCCTTTGCAATAGTCTTCGCCAAGATGGCCTTTGGAGGCTTCGCCAGGAATCTTTACAATCCTGCATTAGTTGGCAGGGCCTTCGTCTACGTCAGTTTTCCTGCCGCAGTACAGCAAAGCTGGACTCCGGCAGTTCAGAGCTGGGGACAGGGCTTCACTCGCTGGATCAGCTCGGATATTATCACTATGGCCACCCCCGCAAATATCATCAGGGGCGGCGGAGAGGTTAACGCGTGGCGGATGATATTCGGAAACATAGCCGGTTCTTCCGGCGAAACAGCGAAATGGTTGATTGCAGCCGCTGCGGTCTATCTAATCATGACAAAGGTGGCGTCCTGGAAGATTATAGTATCGACTCTGGTTTCGGCATTCGTGATGTCGGGAATAATCTTCATTTTTGACCCTTCAAGAATGAACCCATTCCATTGGATGATCGGAGGCAGCATCATGTTTGGAGCCGTCTTCATGGCAACGGATCCGATAAGCGCACCGAAGAAAGATAGGGCCAAATGGATCTACGGGGCTATGATAGGATCTCTTGCAGTCATAATAGGTACATTCTCGTTGTTCGGAGCCGGTTTGATGTTCGCTGTCCTTATTGCAAACACATTTGCCTCTCTTCTTGATTATCTGAGTACCCCGAAGAAGGTGAAAGCATGA
- a CDS encoding 2-oxoacid:ferredoxin oxidoreductase subunit beta yields the protein MAIARLTKYLRQDRMPHVWCPGCGNGVIMKAFIDAVDKDALDPDRVAVISGIGCSSRVTGYLNFNTMHTLHGRAIAFATGVKLARPEFNVVVMGGDGDMMAIGGNHFIHACRRNMDLTVIVFNNNIYGMTGGQYSPTTPHEKIASTSPYGNVENSFDIVNLAVSSGATYVARSTVFHYAQMVQFIQKALNHKGMGVVEIMTNCHTYYGRYNAMSKPEDLLTHFKKNTVQIKKAKTMSPEELSDKIVAGEFVNIDAETYSDRYRIMSERIIAAERGDEE from the coding sequence ATGGCTATCGCAAGGCTAACTAAGTATCTTAGGCAAGACAGGATGCCCCACGTTTGGTGTCCCGGCTGCGGAAACGGCGTTATTATGAAAGCCTTCATCGACGCGGTCGACAAGGACGCCCTCGATCCCGACAGAGTCGCCGTAATATCCGGCATTGGATGCTCTTCCAGGGTCACAGGATACCTTAACTTCAACACTATGCATACTCTTCACGGAAGGGCCATAGCGTTCGCTACAGGCGTAAAACTGGCACGACCGGAATTCAACGTCGTAGTTATGGGCGGAGACGGAGATATGATGGCAATTGGAGGAAATCACTTCATCCATGCCTGCAGGAGAAACATGGATCTTACCGTGATAGTCTTCAACAATAATATTTACGGAATGACCGGCGGGCAGTACTCGCCGACAACACCTCATGAAAAAATAGCTTCGACTTCTCCGTACGGAAATGTTGAGAACTCGTTCGACATAGTGAATCTAGCAGTCTCTTCCGGCGCAACTTATGTCGCAAGGTCGACGGTCTTTCACTATGCCCAGATGGTTCAGTTCATTCAGAAGGCCTTGAATCACAAGGGTATGGGAGTGGTGGAGATAATGACCAACTGTCACACATACTACGGAAGATACAATGCGATGTCCAAACCGGAAGATCTGCTGACACATTTCAAAAAGAACACTGTACAGATCAAAAAAGCAAAAACAATGTCTCCCGAGGAATTATCGGACAAGATAGTTGCCGGCGAGTTTGTGAATATAGATGCGGAAACTTACAGCGACAGATACAGGATTATGAGCGAACGGATAATCGCTGCCGAGAGGGGTGACGAAGAATGA
- a CDS encoding diacylglycerol kinase family protein, whose translation MKKFVRSLGNATNGIKHLLKERNFRIQLVFGAVILTLGALLGLDKNDYYWLLFCTLMVLLLEGINTLVEKIADILRPYYDERVRVLKDTAASVVLMGTAISILIGLSIILQSIFGLHFAVGLLFGIMILVIFFFLGLFGGGRE comes from the coding sequence ATGAAGAAGTTTGTCAGAAGTCTTGGCAACGCTACAAATGGAATAAAGCATCTCTTGAAAGAACGGAACTTCAGAATCCAGCTAGTGTTCGGAGCAGTAATTTTAACACTGGGCGCTCTGCTCGGGTTAGATAAGAATGATTATTATTGGCTTCTTTTCTGTACGCTTATGGTATTACTTCTCGAAGGAATTAACACTCTGGTGGAGAAGATTGCCGATATTCTGCGCCCTTACTATGATGAAAGAGTCCGTGTACTCAAGGATACAGCAGCCTCAGTAGTACTGATGGGAACTGCGATATCTATACTTATAGGATTATCCATTATTTTACAATCAATTTTTGGTTTGCATTTTGCCGTTGGACTGCTTTTTGGTATAATGATTTTGGTAATCTTCTTCTTCTTGGGGCTTTTTGGAGGTGGCAGGGAATGA
- a CDS encoding dCMP deaminase family protein has product MSVEELSDFLDHFSVHKSTSPTESWDSYFMKLAYQVRERSSCHHRKVGALIVRENRILATGYNQPPSGFPHCDETECIRDALKIPSGQNQEICYAAHAEQNALSQAAKFGISTNGSTIYVTHRPCSICARLIINAGIKRVVFSEGYPDPLTEFMFDKTGVVMTHFTE; this is encoded by the coding sequence ATGTCTGTTGAAGAACTTTCGGATTTCCTTGATCATTTTTCGGTTCATAAATCCACAAGCCCTACAGAGAGCTGGGACTCGTACTTCATGAAACTTGCCTACCAGGTGAGGGAGAGGTCGAGTTGTCATCACAGAAAGGTCGGAGCCCTGATCGTAAGAGAGAATCGAATTCTCGCTACGGGCTATAACCAGCCGCCTTCTGGATTTCCTCACTGCGATGAGACGGAGTGTATCAGAGACGCTCTAAAAATCCCTTCAGGTCAGAATCAGGAGATCTGCTACGCGGCTCATGCCGAACAGAACGCCCTGTCTCAAGCTGCGAAATTTGGAATTTCGACAAACGGGTCGACAATCTATGTAACCCACCGTCCCTGCTCCATTTGCGCCAGACTGATAATAAATGCTGGCATTAAGCGGGTCGTCTTCTCTGAAGGCTATCCCGATCCACTTACTGAGTTCATGTTCGATAAGACAGGTGTCGTCATGACGCATTTTACAGAGTGA
- a CDS encoding 2-oxoacid:acceptor oxidoreductase family protein, whose translation MKHAFSEPHSVRISGIGGQGNVLMGIILAEALLIQGSWVVQTQSFGAQVRGGLSYCDVLFNSEPIDYPKAHSFELIYSMHQTAVNAHVPLIHMNGVLIIDSTLVKSIPKEGIRMTRKIISKPVTELTENRFSSTLPANMVGLGLIARAGNFVTTQSLKEAMVKHIKAKYVEMNSQAIDFGYSLIEKSYNIRRERIDSVGRGFE comes from the coding sequence ATGAAGCACGCGTTTTCAGAACCTCATTCAGTAAGAATTTCCGGTATCGGTGGTCAGGGAAATGTCTTGATGGGTATAATTCTCGCCGAAGCGCTCCTCATACAGGGAAGCTGGGTCGTTCAGACGCAATCATTCGGTGCGCAGGTGAGAGGCGGACTCTCTTATTGCGATGTCCTTTTTAACAGCGAGCCGATCGACTACCCGAAGGCGCATTCCTTTGAACTGATCTACTCCATGCATCAGACTGCCGTTAATGCTCACGTTCCGCTGATTCATATGAACGGCGTCCTTATAATAGATTCGACCCTCGTGAAATCTATTCCGAAAGAAGGAATAAGAATGACGAGAAAGATAATTTCCAAGCCAGTAACGGAACTCACAGAGAACAGATTTTCAAGCACGCTTCCTGCCAATATGGTGGGGTTGGGACTGATTGCCAGAGCCGGCAATTTCGTCACTACCCAGTCACTTAAGGAAGCCATGGTAAAGCATATAAAGGCAAAGTACGTTGAGATGAACTCCCAGGCGATTGATTTCGGTTACTCACTAATTGAGAAGTCTTATAATATTAGAAGAGAAAGAATCGATTCTGTCGGCCGGGGATTTGAATGA
- a CDS encoding M23 family metallopeptidase, with amino-acid sequence MTRSFAFFLVTYVVRSGDSIHTISRDLDVCISTIIDFNNLKNPSSIKAGDTLRIPQPDGLIYDVQSGDTFDYIAKLFFTPVEELIAANNLSPNSIINPGQRIFVPMSLINLCQYVPQSSPFRWPIYGVISSDYGWRTHPVSGQPSFHSGLDIAAPEGTPIFAGSRGTVVFAGINGGYGNMVEIQHDNGYVTRYGHMSRISVYVGQRVETGSLIGRVGTTGISTGPHVHFEVRDPKTNTMNPLSMLPTRDLMYVIRREDDGTAAGGK; translated from the coding sequence ATGACTCGCAGTTTTGCGTTTTTCCTCGTTACATACGTGGTTAGATCGGGAGACTCGATTCACACTATTTCCAGGGATTTGGATGTTTGCATTTCGACGATTATAGATTTCAACAATCTAAAGAATCCTAGCAGCATAAAGGCAGGGGATACGCTTCGGATACCTCAGCCCGATGGTCTGATCTACGACGTTCAGTCCGGCGATACCTTCGATTACATAGCAAAGCTTTTCTTCACTCCTGTCGAGGAGTTGATAGCGGCGAACAACCTTAGTCCCAATTCAATCATCAACCCCGGACAGAGGATCTTCGTTCCCATGTCTCTAATAAACTTGTGTCAGTATGTCCCACAGAGTTCCCCTTTCAGGTGGCCCATTTATGGAGTTATATCTTCCGATTACGGTTGGAGAACCCACCCGGTAAGCGGACAGCCCTCATTCCATTCGGGGCTTGACATTGCGGCTCCAGAAGGAACGCCGATCTTTGCGGGTTCGAGGGGAACAGTAGTCTTTGCCGGAATAAACGGTGGTTATGGAAACATGGTTGAAATACAGCACGACAACGGTTACGTAACCCGTTATGGCCACATGAGCAGGATCAGTGTTTATGTAGGTCAAAGAGTGGAGACCGGTTCGTTGATCGGCCGGGTCGGAACCACAGGTATTTCGACTGGTCCTCATGTACATTTCGAAGTCAGAGATCCAAAGACCAACACGATGAATCCCCTTTCTATGCTTCCAACACGTGACCTCATGTACGTCATAAGAAGAGAGGACGACGGCACCGCTGCCGGTGGTAAATGA
- a CDS encoding FMN-binding protein: protein MNEKLYSVFFAFILTTVFVLCLAGINALASGTIERNERLEFQRSLIYVFELSDGADFPSDGEVQELYSSRIKEVEGEQTVYVVEKDGTREFAFTVQSAGLWGTITALVAVDESGSRITGIDFVSHSETPGLGGRIDEESFKEQFRGELISSDSSARVAVVSGQDTASRDDSKVDAITGATRTSESIQALLNKAVNTVFPVVLEVVD from the coding sequence ATGAACGAAAAGCTTTACTCTGTATTCTTTGCTTTCATTCTAACAACGGTGTTTGTCCTGTGTCTCGCAGGTATCAACGCACTTGCTTCCGGTACGATCGAGAGAAATGAGCGGCTCGAGTTTCAGAGATCGTTGATCTATGTATTCGAGCTTTCGGATGGAGCTGATTTCCCTTCGGATGGGGAAGTTCAGGAGCTCTATTCAAGCAGAATCAAAGAGGTCGAGGGAGAGCAGACTGTCTATGTCGTCGAGAAGGACGGAACGAGAGAGTTTGCCTTTACTGTTCAAAGCGCCGGTCTCTGGGGAACTATTACGGCTCTTGTGGCGGTAGACGAGAGCGGATCAAGAATAACGGGAATAGATTTCGTCAGCCACTCGGAAACTCCAGGACTTGGCGGAAGAATTGATGAAGAGTCGTTCAAAGAGCAGTTCAGGGGAGAATTAATCTCATCTGACTCTTCGGCAAGAGTAGCTGTGGTATCAGGTCAGGATACCGCTTCTAGAGACGACTCAAAGGTCGACGCAATTACTGGAGCAACGAGAACTTCGGAATCTATCCAGGCCTTATTGAATAAGGCGGTTAACACGGTTTTTCCGGTAGTTCTTGAGGTGGTGGATTAA
- a CDS encoding NADH:ubiquinone reductase (Na(+)-transporting) subunit D, whose protein sequence is MAESKKTIFLANIWKNNPVIVQILGICSALAVTNNLTNTLIMGIGLIFTTAFSSLTISALRRHIPKNVRMMVQVLIIATYVIILDIVLKAYLPSISKALGPYVGLIITNCIIMGRAEAFAQSHGPVLSFIDGISAGIGYSLILLAVAFIRELLGFGTLFGLRVMPEGFTPWVIMIMAPSAFFILGAIIWIARTPIVKKK, encoded by the coding sequence ATGGCTGAATCGAAGAAGACGATCTTCCTCGCGAATATCTGGAAGAATAACCCCGTAATTGTTCAGATACTTGGGATTTGTTCGGCCCTGGCGGTAACGAACAATCTCACTAACACACTGATAATGGGAATAGGCCTAATTTTTACTACGGCATTCTCTTCACTCACCATTTCGGCTCTTAGAAGGCATATTCCCAAGAATGTGCGAATGATGGTTCAGGTTCTGATAATCGCTACATACGTAATAATACTGGATATCGTTCTCAAGGCTTATCTTCCTTCGATAAGCAAGGCCCTCGGCCCTTACGTCGGTTTGATTATCACTAACTGCATAATCATGGGCAGAGCCGAGGCCTTTGCGCAATCACACGGGCCGGTCCTTTCATTCATTGACGGAATCTCCGCCGGAATAGGCTATTCGCTGATTCTTCTGGCAGTAGCCTTCATCAGGGAGCTGCTTGGGTTCGGAACTTTGTTTGGATTGAGGGTCATGCCGGAAGGCTTTACTCCCTGGGTGATAATGATTATGGCACCCAGTGCCTTCTTCATACTTGGCGCCATAATCTGGATCGCTCGCACACCTATCGTGAAGAAGAAGTGA